From the Streptomyces sp. Sge12 genome, the window TACAGCGACTGGGTGTCGGTGAGCCTGCGGGCGTCGTCCGTCATGGCCGCCTCGCGGTCGGCGAGGACGAAGGTGGCGGTCTGCACGCCACGGCCGTTGCCGCCCGGCTGCTGGCATACGGCCCAGCGCTTGGCCTTGCCCGCGTCGTCCTTCGAGGGCAGCCGGTCCGGTGCGTACGGGATGCCGATGATGGGGCCGCGCGGCGGCTTGCCCGCGTCCAGGACCTTGTCCTCGACCTGGATCACCTTGAACTTGGAGGGATCCAGGAGGAGTCGGGCGGAGGCGAGGTTCAGCACCGGGTGCAACCGGGTCTGCTCCTTGCCGTTCACCTTGGTCTTCAGGACCACGTAGCGGGTCGTCGAGTCCTTGCCGACGATGACCCTGGTACCCGGCTCCGACCAGCCCTTGGGGGCCGTCGGCTTGAACATGCCCCAGGCGCCGAACCCGGCGAGCACCAGCGCGCCCACGATCACCCCCGGCAGGACCGCGCGCAGCGGGCGCGGCGCGCCCTCCTCGGTGCCCGTGGCGGATGGCTGGAGGAACGCGGCCACCGTGCGCCGCTTCGCAAAGGTGTACGCGTTGAGCTCATCACGTCGTGATGCCATGACCGCCTGCTTCTCCCCGCACGGCCCGGCCGGTGAGTACGGTCCCCGGGCCTCGATTGTCCGACCGGGCACCTACTATGCCTCTTGACCGACGGTATGCAGGGGCCGGGTAGGGTGAGGCTGCCGCTCAGCCCCTTCCGCACCGGGTTAATCAGGGCTTGTTGGGGTGGATTGGGGAGGTTCCGGGGCCGTGCGGCAGTCGTCGCGCAGCACCGGAACTCATGGGGTCCGGCCCCGGAAAGGGGAAGTGCGCGAGTGATGGCCACCGCGACGGAGCAGCAGACCGGCGCGCCCGCACCGGCGCGCGGCGGGGTGACGCCGCATCCGAAGTCGAGCCCCGGCCGCTTCGGTCCGTTCCGACTGCAACAGCTCGTACTGCTTCAAGTCGCGGCAGCCGCGCTGCTGGTGGCCTGGGTGGTCGAACCGCTGCTGCTGGTGCCCACCGGTGTACTGGCGCTCGTCCTGGTGGTGCTCGCGGTCGTACGCCGCCACCAGCGCTCCCTGCCCGAATGGATCGGCGGCGCGCTCGCGCTGCGTACGCGCCGCCGCCGGGCCGCGGCCTTCGCCGTGCCCGCGGGCACCGAACCGGGCCTCGCCCCGCTGGTCGAGGCCGACCCGGCGCTGCGCACCCTCACCTTCAGCGACCGCGACCGGCGGCCCGTCGGGATGATCGGCGACGGGACCTTCCTGACCGCGGTCGTCCAGGTGGACACGGACGCCACCGCGCTGCGGCCCGACCGGGCGGCGCGGCCGCTGCCGCTCGCCGTCGTACGGGACATCCTCGAAGTGGACGGCATCCGGCTGGAGTCCGCACAGCTCGTGCAGCACACCCAGCCCGCGCCCGCCCCGCACCTGCCCGCCCAGTCGATGGCGACGCGCAACTACGCGCCGTTGCAGGCCCGGACGGGCACCCCGGCGGTCCGCCTGACGTGGATCGCGCTCAAGCTCGACCCGGAGCTGTGCCCGGAGGCCGTCACCGCGCGCGGCGGCGGGCTGCCCGGAGCCCAGCGGTGCCTGGTGCGCGCCGCGGACCAGTTGGCGAGCCGGCTGGCCGGCGCCGGGTTCACGGCCACCGTGCTGACCGAGCAGGAGCTGACGGCGGCCCTCGCCACGTCCTCGTGCGCCAACCCGATGGCGATCACCCAGGCCGGGCGGTCGACCAGCACCGGGCGGCGCACCGAGGAGACCTCGCGGACCTGGCGCTGCGACGACCGGCGGCACACGACGTACTGGATAGGCCGCTGGCCGCAGCTGGGCGGCGCCGGCGCGGCCGCGCTGCCGCAGTTCGTGGCACTGCTGACCTCGCTGCCCGCGCTGGCGACGAACTTCAGCCTGACGATGGCCCCGGCGGAGCGACAGGGCGTCACCCTGACCGGACACGTACGGGTGACAGGACGCAGCGATGAGGAACTCGTCGCGGCGCGCCGGGAGTTGGAGAGGACGGCGCGCGGCGTGAAGACCGGACTGGTGCGGCTCGACCGTGAACAGGTGCCGGGGCTGCTGGCTTCGCTGCCGCTGGGAGGGGCTCGATGAGGGGCGGTTTCGGGCTGGTCGGCCCGCGTCGGGAACGGCACGTGGTGCCCGCCGCGGACCTGGACCTGCTGGCGCTGCCCGTCGGGGACGACGGGGTCGTCATCGGCGTGGACGCCGAGGGCCGGTCGGCGGTGCTCGGCATCAACCGGCCGACGCCGTACGAGGTGACGCTGATCGGCGGCCTGTGGACGGCGCAGGTACTGGCGCTGCGCGCGGCGGCCACGGGTGCGCGCGTGGCGGTGGAGACCGGACGCGGCCAGGTGTGGTCCGGGCTGGCCCAGGCCGCCGGCGGCGGACAGCAGTGCGTGACCCTGCACGAGGTGGGCCGGATACCGCCGCAGGGCGCGTCGGCGGGCAGCCCGGTGCTGGTGATCCGCGACTGCGGGATGCGGCCGCCGCGCGGGCGCGTGGTGGCCGGGCCGTGGCAGTCGGTACTGACCCTGCTGCCGTACCTGAGCCCGACGGCACCGCGGCTGTTGCAGCAGTCCTCCCTGGTGGGCGTGCAGCGGGTGTCCCCGGACGAGGCGGAGCAGATCGGCCGCCTGATGCGGCTGCCCCGGCAGGCGGTGGATTCGCTGCCGACGCTGGGCGACGGGGTGACCCTGTGGTGCACGCCGCGGGACCGGCAGTTCGTGATGACGCAGGGGACGGAAGCGGAGACGGGTCTGCTCGGCGGGGCCCGGCGCATCGACTGAGCGGGCGTCCCCCGAGGGGGGCGGACAGCGATGTCGGGGCGCGATTAGGCTGGGTCCGGGCGCGGCGAGGTGGGCGCCGGACCAGTGTTCGACAGACCAGGAGGACCAGTGAACGGCGATCGGAACGAGAGGCGCGGCGGGACGTGGGACGTCCCGACGGACGACCAGTCCGACGCGGAGTCCGAAGTCACGGGCGAGTTCACCATCGACTACACCCCGCCGGCCTGGTACATGCAGGGCGGGACCCCGGCCGCGCAGGTACCGGGGCTCCCCGAGGGCAGCGGCTTCGAACCCCACCGCCCGTCGGAGCTGGAATCGCCCTCGACGATGCGGATCGCTCCGCCCGCACCGCGGACGCCGTCCGACGGCGCGGGCCTGCCGGCCCCGTTCCCGCCCGCCCCCGCGGCTCCTTCCGACGCGGCACCCGAGCACCCGGCGCCGGTACCGGCTCCGGCTCCCGTCGAGGCCCCGGCTCCGGAACTTCCGTACGCGACGCCGGTCCCCGCGCAGGCCGAGGTGCCGCCTGCGGCCCCGGCTCCGGTCGCACCGGCGGCTCCGGTGGAGTCCGCCCTGCCTCCCTTCACGCCTCCGGCTCCCGCCCCGTTCGAGACCGCGCCTTCGGCTCCGGTCGAGGCCCCGGCTCCGGAACTGCCGTACGCGACGCCGGTTCCCGCGCAGGCCGAGGTGCCGCCTGCGGCCCCGGCTCCGGTGGAGTCCGCTCTGCCGGCCTTCACGCCTCCGGCCCCGGCTCCCGCTCCCGCTCCCGCTCCGATCGAAGCCCCGGCTCCGGTCGAGGATGCGCCCCCTGTGCTCGAGGCCCCGGTCCCGGTCCCGTTCGACGAGGCGCCCGTCGGAGCGCCCGCGGCTCCGGTCGAGGACAGCACCCCGGCGCCGGTCGACGCCCCGCCCGTGACGCCCTTCCCGGCACTGCCGCCCGTCGACGCGGTCACGCCGTACCCGGCGCTGCTGCCGGTCGCCGACCCGGTGACCGAGGTGCCGCCCGCGCCCTGGGCCGGACCGCAGGACACTCCCGCCGAGGGCACGCCCGTACTGCCGCCCGCCGAGCAGGCGGCGGCTCCGGCCCCTGCCCCGGTCGGCCCTGCCGACGCGCCGCCGGCGCCCTTCGCGGAGAACCCGTTCGGGGGACCCGCGGGCGAACTGCCGTCGCCGCCGCCCGCGTTCGGGACCCCGGACGAGTACTCGTTCCCGCCTCCGGCTCCCGTACCTCCGCAGCCCCAGCAGCCGCAGCAGCCTCAGCCGCAGCACTACGACCCCCGCACCGCCGGGCAGTGGTCCGCCGGGCCCGGTCAGCAGCCCTCGCAACACCAGCCGCAACCGCATCCGCAGCACCAGTCCCAGCCGCACGACCCGCGCTACTCGGCCGGCCAGACCGGCGGCGGGGCGCCCCTCGGCTACACCGCCGCCGTCGAGCTGTCCTCCGACCGCCTGCTGCGCAACAAGCAGAAGCCGAAGAACAACAACAACGGCGTCGGCGGCCGGTTCCGCTTCG encodes:
- the eccE gene encoding type VII secretion protein EccE gives rise to the protein MATATEQQTGAPAPARGGVTPHPKSSPGRFGPFRLQQLVLLQVAAAALLVAWVVEPLLLVPTGVLALVLVVLAVVRRHQRSLPEWIGGALALRTRRRRAAAFAVPAGTEPGLAPLVEADPALRTLTFSDRDRRPVGMIGDGTFLTAVVQVDTDATALRPDRAARPLPLAVVRDILEVDGIRLESAQLVQHTQPAPAPHLPAQSMATRNYAPLQARTGTPAVRLTWIALKLDPELCPEAVTARGGGLPGAQRCLVRAADQLASRLAGAGFTATVLTEQELTAALATSSCANPMAITQAGRSTSTGRRTEETSRTWRCDDRRHTTYWIGRWPQLGGAGAAALPQFVALLTSLPALATNFSLTMAPAERQGVTLTGHVRVTGRSDEELVAARRELERTARGVKTGLVRLDREQVPGLLASLPLGGAR
- a CDS encoding SCO5717 family growth-regulating ATPase codes for the protein MNGDRNERRGGTWDVPTDDQSDAESEVTGEFTIDYTPPAWYMQGGTPAAQVPGLPEGSGFEPHRPSELESPSTMRIAPPAPRTPSDGAGLPAPFPPAPAAPSDAAPEHPAPVPAPAPVEAPAPELPYATPVPAQAEVPPAAPAPVAPAAPVESALPPFTPPAPAPFETAPSAPVEAPAPELPYATPVPAQAEVPPAAPAPVESALPAFTPPAPAPAPAPAPIEAPAPVEDAPPVLEAPVPVPFDEAPVGAPAAPVEDSTPAPVDAPPVTPFPALPPVDAVTPYPALLPVADPVTEVPPAPWAGPQDTPAEGTPVLPPAEQAAAPAPAPVGPADAPPAPFAENPFGGPAGELPSPPPAFGTPDEYSFPPPAPVPPQPQQPQQPQPQHYDPRTAGQWSAGPGQQPSQHQPQPHPQHQSQPHDPRYSAGQTGGGAPLGYTAAVELSSDRLLRNKQKPKNNNNGVGGRFRFGGKAAEAERQRKLELIRTPVMSCYRIAVISLKGGVGKTTTTTALGATLATERQDKILAIDANPDAGTLGRRVRRETGATIRDLVQAIPYLHSYMDIRRFTSQAPSGLEIIANDVDPAVSTTFNDEDYRRVIETLGRQYPIILTDSGTGLLYSAMRGVLDLADQLIIISTPSVDGASSASTTLDWLSAHGYADLVSRSLTVISGVRETSKMIKIEDIVQHFETRCRGVVVVPFDEHLAAGAEVDLDMMRPKTREAYFNLSALVAEDFLRAQQQAPQGHWGAPQQPQAPQQAYQQPPQQPQPPQQPQPYGQPQGQPPYQQPPQPYGQPYPQPGQPWQQPPAPQQQPPHPQQPPRDPRLG